A region of the Cannabis sativa cultivar Pink pepper isolate KNU-18-1 chromosome 3, ASM2916894v1, whole genome shotgun sequence genome:
CGAGCCTAAAAAGTTCGCATATGAGCAATGACGAAGTGAGAATACATATTATGAATTGTGAGGAAAAATAAATAGAAGGGACAAATTAGTAAtaatcatatataattttttttcgttAGTACATACTGGAGATAAGGGTGTATATTGGTCGGTTTGGTCAAATTATATCATATTTCCACCGAATGTATACATTgagttaaaaatatttaaacatgACCCgtctaattaagaaaataataaaaaaaaaaataactcgcCCAATAATTTTAATTGGTTTGGTTGGATTAAGACCTAACGCTATCCATTAAACAATCTTAACCTCTCTTATTGGAATAAATTTTCCCTCCCCCGCCAGAAAGACTTTATTATAGAGAATTTACAGTATCTAAAGTGACTCACAATATTACAGGACTCGCGATATTAAAGGTACCTCGCAATATTAACTGAAAGTAATCTTGCTGTATCAAAGAAAGCACACCTCACATATTTATTGAAATTGCAGAAATTGCAGTATCAATAAGAAAAAGTGTGAATTACAAGTTAAGCATTCAAAGTACAACTAAGACAAACGTTACATACTATCTATAAGTAGGGACTTCTCCCTCCATTCAAAAGGTACTAGGCTAATCTGAATAATAAAAATGCAAAGCAAGAGATCTCTTTTCAAGAGTGGATTGGGCAGGCCGAACTCGAAACTTCTACTGAACTactatatattttgtgtttattctataatattttcatacttgtatataattatatattatattttttaagtacTCGCATATTTGGTGTTGTCTAAATTTCTCCGATAACAAACTCGAAATTATATGTTATAAAACGTTCAGTTCTAATGAAATATAGCAATGGAATAATATGAAACAAGAGAAAGCTTTAAATTTCATTCCCTCAATATTAGCTAAGAACTATACCATTTCATTATACAAATGTTATAACAAATTATAGCCAAAAAAAACTTCTATacacaaaagaagaaaaaggaaagaagaCATCATCATGCCCTTGTCTTACAATTTAAGCAAAACTTGCTCAAGAAAATTGCTTCTTCCCCTCATCGGTGCCATAAATTCGTTGAAGTTCCCGAGTTGCAGCCAAAAAGGATTCTGTAAAACAAGGAAATCAAATGACCTCATTAACTTATCATGTTTAGAACGATTTTCAATTCGAATGACATGTAGTTTTTCTTACCTTTCCAAAGACGAAATGACTTCTGATTGATAGGCGAACCGGTAATGGTTTGAATGGCATCAAATAACATGTTCTGAGGTGTACTTCTGAGTTCTTGAACAATCCCATAGACAGTTTTACCATTCTCGAAATAAATATGGTTATTCGGGTGTTTTGTTTTGCAATCAGCATGACGTTCGAATTCATATGCATTGATCACCTACAATGAAATCAGCAGTCATCTAAAAACTCATAGCTCGATCGGTCTCAAAACTTCCCTCAAGAAACAAATTTAAATCAAAGCATACCTTAGTGAAATTACATGACTGACAGCCACATAGATATCCAGCGCCTTTTATAACGCCACGAAGCTCCTTCTAATATGCATAGGAAGAGCCAATACATGTCACTAAACATAAGCTAATTTTAAAGTACCAAATGTTATATAGGTACCCAAGAGTGACTCGAGTTTTAGCCCCTACCAATTCTGTTACCCCTCTTAGTTCTAAACATAAGCTAATTTTAAAGTACCGAATGTTATGTAGGTACTCAGGAGTTACTCGAGTTTTAGCCCCGACCATTTGAGTTACCCCTCTTAATAAGCTAATTCGAAAGAAAGGCATTATAACAAAGTAATGTTTTTTACCTCCTTTGACCAGGCAACATACTTCACAGGCACTCCATCCAGCATACCAGTCGATAGCAAACTTCGAACATTTGAAGGGAAATTGTTCGGTTGAGTCTTCTTAAGGAATTTGTTATCATCTTTCTTTTTCGATACACTTTCTGCAACAGAATTAGTTAAATGGGAAGTAGTGAGTACTTCAGCATTTGAGTTAGCAATCTTTTTCTCATTCATTTCTTCCATCTTTTGAGCCATCAGCAATTCATAACTCGAAACCAGTCTATCATCATCATACCCTCCAAATGATATGATAGTACTCTCTCCATTGTTAAAGGAATGTCCCGAGTTGAAAGCATGACTCGTCGATATACTACTCTCTTCCTCAACCTTGTTGAATGTTTGATCAGCTGACATAAAACGATTATCTGATAAGATATCATTATCAGTGTCCCTACTATAAGCTTGTCCTATCGATACAAACATAGGATTCTCAGAATCCTTAACCTCACTCACTTTAACTTTCCTTAACCCTCCATAAGTAACACTCGATCTAGGATCATCAAGGGCATGAGGCATTGACAAACCGAACGAGGAATCATTATTACCAAATGAATCCTCCTCAACTTTTCTCTCCAAATTCATTTTCCCCAAGCCATCAAACCCCACAGTCTTAGCTGTCTCGGGTTCATATAACCACGAATGAAAACCCGGAGGAGTACTACTCCAAGGAGAAACACAAGCACTTGTGTTTAACATCCCCGAAAAGGGATGATGAACACCATTGGGAACTTCTATAGCTTGTTTCTTATTGGGAACAAGCTCTACCTCGGGATGGCCTTCCACGAACCATTGTTGTTGAGATCTCTTCAACTCGATTCTCGAAGAATCATCATATGCCATCTCTCCATCATTACCCTTTGCCACCCAAAACCCTTGATTCTAAACAAAACAACCGAGGGGGTTCCAAATCAACAAAATTTAGAAACACATTCTATGTGTCCTCACCAATCATTAGTTACATAATAAGCTTACAATATGAAACCAAAAATGATACCTTTTTCATGTTACAAATTTTAGTAACTACAAAAGCTTACaactttatgtttgtttttgttttaaacTAGGG
Encoded here:
- the LOC115708679 gene encoding uncharacterized protein LOC115708679 isoform X1; this translates as MNQGFWVAKGNDGEMAYDDSSRIELKRSQQQWFVEGHPEVELVPNKKQAIEVPNGVHHPFSGMLNTSACVSPWSSTPPGFHSWLYEPETAKTVGFDGLGKMNLERKVEEDSFGNNDSSFGLSMPHALDDPRSSVTYGGLRKVKVSEVKDSENPMFVSIGQAYSRDTDNDILSDNRFMSADQTFNKVEEESSISTSHAFNSGHSFNNGESTIISFGGYDDDRLVSSYELLMAQKMEEMNEKKIANSNAEVLTTSHLTNSVAESVSKKKDDNKFLKKTQPNNFPSNVRSLLSTGMLDGVPVKYVAWSKEKELRGVIKGAGYLCGCQSCNFTKVINAYEFERHADCKTKHPNNHIYFENGKTVYGIVQELRSTPQNMLFDAIQTITGSPINQKSFRLWKESFLAATRELQRIYGTDEGKKQFS
- the LOC115708679 gene encoding uncharacterized protein LOC115708679 isoform X2, translating into MNQGFWVAKGNDGEMAYDDSSRIELKRSQQQWFVEGHPEVELVPNKKQAIEVPNGVHHPFSGMLNTSACVSPWSSTPPGFHSWLYEPETAKTVGFDGLGKMNLERKVEEDSFGNNDSSFGLSMPHALDDPRSSVTYGGLRKVKVSEVKDSENPMFVSIGQAYSRDTDNDILSDNRFMSADQTFNKVEEESSISTSHAFNSGHSFNNGESTIISFGGYDDDRLVSSYELLMAQKMEEMNEKKIANSNAEVLTTSHLTNSVAESVSKKKDDNKFLKKTQPNNFPSNVRSLLSTGMLDGVPVKYVAWSKEELRGVIKGAGYLCGCQSCNFTKVINAYEFERHADCKTKHPNNHIYFENGKTVYGIVQELRSTPQNMLFDAIQTITGSPINQKSFRLWKESFLAATRELQRIYGTDEGKKQFS